GATCCCAACAAAGATGACGACCAAGACAGTGGCAACGGCGGCGACGACGACGACCCCAATTCAACCGGCCACGAAAGCTTCGGACTAGGAggaagcagcagcaacaaccgcAGGCCACGTGGCAGACCCCCAGGTTCCAAGAACAAGCCAAAGCCTCCGGTAGTGATAACAAAAGAGAGCCCCAATGCTCTAAGAAGCCACGTTTTGGAAATCAGTAGCGGAAGTGACATAGTCGAGAGCATAGCCATTTTTGCTCAAAGAAGACATCGTGGGGTTTCTGTCTTGAGCGGTAGCGGCATCGTCAACAACGTCACTCTCCGGCAACCGGCTGCTCCCGGTGGCGTCGTCACGTTGGAAGGGAGGTTCGAGATTTTATCGCTTAATGGGGCATTCTTGCCTAGTCCTTCTCCACCTGGTGCAACCGGTTTGACCGTTTATTTGGCTGGCGGGCAGGGGCAGGTGGTTGGTGGGACGGTGACCGGAGCTTTGGTGGCTTCTGGGCCAGTGATTGTGATTGGTGCAACGTTTATGAATGCTACATTTGAGCGGTTGCCACTCGAGGAAGGGACTCAAGTAGTGGAAGAGCAAGAAGGTGGAGTAAATCCTATGCCTAGTGGTAGCCATGATCATCAGCCATCGGTTCCAATTTTCAATTTGCCACCAAATTTGGTGCCTAATAATGCTCAGGTGCCTCATGACATGTTTTGGGGTTCTCCTCCTCGGCCACCACCTCCTCCTTATTAAATCACTCATATCAGAATTATATATAAACAGAGAAAgtgacttctttttttttttttcatatttttttggtCATTTTGAAAAATGTTATGTTGATCGTTTTAATCTGAAGAAAAGAAGTTGAGGGGTTTATTTTCTCAATAGAAGATATTTCTTTGCTGGTTGGATCCATGGATGAATGCAATATTGGCCAAACCCTGTAAAATATTGGTATTGGTGTTTTTGGCATGTTCATTTGTTCTTTTTGTGTTTGTTGGGACATATGATATGATCATACCCATAGTATAGGAGGTTAGAATAGTGGATAGTTCTTTGGTGTAACACAtgcattttctacatttattgTAACTAGAGAAATTTAGAAgtgttatcttattatttcaatataagtaatatatattaatatgtattaGCAATCATTGGTCAAGGAGTTATCATGAGTTCAGATTTTCAAATCTATATGTaatcattaaattattatatgaaaaatagTAAGATTTCTTAAGGCTTTTCTCAGGTAATGGGAAATTTCAATTCTTCAAATTTGCTGCAAAGTTAAGCAACAGATCTGTTATCACTGCAGTCAAGGATACAGGTATGTTTCCTATTTCTCCATCCTAAACTTGTACCTATGGAACATCTTTGTTGTGATCACCAAATATTTCATCATAAAATTCCATTTTTCCCCAATGGTTGTGAATAATCTGATCATCAGATGGTTGTGATATGAAAGTAGTGATTTTCTGGTCTTCATAAATGTCACCAGTCACAGAACAGTTTGGATTGTATAATCCTCAGTCAATCTAAATGATATTGTTAGAATTGCGGAAGTGTATGGTTGAGGAAGTAGGAATAGGTGAGTGTATGGTAAGGTGCACGAgattccatctcaaaactaattggctTGATCACAAGTGGCGCTTTTTGGCTCACTATATCCCCGAATCAGAAGCGGCTCTTTTTGGTTCATATTTAGCTTGACTCTGATATCATGTTAGAATTACAAAAGTGTATGGTTGAGAAAGTATGAATAGAGTGTACAGTAAGGtgcatggggttccatctcaaaacaaATTGGCAATGAGAGGAATAACTCATGCATCTTATGTATGGTATTTAGTTTCCACACATTATTAATGTGAGACTCTCTAACAGatattttcaaaatcattaTAGAACAGAGAATATAtcattttatgatattattttaaTCTTTACATAAATTTTATCAGTTATTTTGTTCATGCGAAAATATCAAGTTTGATATCACTTTCTTCAACAGCATGAGAGAACATGATAGAGCAACCATACATGAAGCAATGGAACAACAAACTACAAGTGTTGCTAAGGTAACAATCTTTGATGATCTATGAGTACTACATGTTCTTAGGAAATTTTGTTTGAAGTTGATAATAAATTGTACTTTTAACTGAAACTGCAGCCTATGATAGTGTTCCATCTTGGTTATAGTCATAACAAAAGTGTATCTAAGTCTCATTTTCGGTGGTGGAGGGGAAGTAAAATAGGAGTTCTAATTGTGTTCTCCCCTGATTTGATTTCTTATAGTGTCTTCTATGGTTTTCTGTCTCTTTCTAATATGCATGGTTTTTACATTTCACACCAATCCTAACAAAAGAAGCTGAAACAGTTATCTCAAACTATTACCAGCTTCAAAGAACATCTGCAACTCACAATGCAGGTTCAAACtaaatttaacttttttttctcACACAGAAGATATGTATTTTTGTGTTTCAGCTATAGGACAAGGGTACCTAAGCTTTTGGTTTTGTCAATGTTTCTTTCAGCACATTTCAAGACTAATGTTCCGAAATGGGGTGACATGGTTAGATGCCATTACAGCCATTTTATGCATCGAATCTTCCATGGCTACCTCGGCTATTGTAGACAGTGTTGGGAATGCTCTACACTCGAATTTCACAGATAACCAAAATCTTATACATAAGTTTACATGTTCTTGGTCAGCTCCTTAACTGTTGTTAACTTTATAGATAATATATCAATCAAGAAAGACTGATTCTTGAAAAGCTAATATCATTTTCTGAATCTTCTGAATAATTGTTGGGCAAAGGAACATAATGTTGTTTGAGTTTGACATAGGATCTCAAGTGACCTCAAGAAGAGATGGCTTCCATACAACTTAAACTGATGAGATGGATCTCATCAACAATGATATATTTAGAACTTTAGGGAAATGGGGGTCTCGGTGTTGCTGTTATGCGGTGACTAGGGGAGGGACGGTGCTTGAAGCAGAGTTAAAAGGTTGGGAAGCTCGCTTGGCTCTGGTTCTTGCGAAAAGTAGGGAATGGAAATCGGTAATGATTCAGGTGGATTCAAAAGTTGTTGTTTCTATGCTTCAGGAGAGGAAAGTGGCAATTCATTTGGGAGTATACCTCACTTTTAATTTGTTGGCATTTTGAAGCTTTTAGAATGTTTTAATGGTGTGGAGTTTGTGTAGTGAAATTGGccagtcaagatattataagcGGAAATTATAGCAAATGATTTTAAATTATAACACTATATAAgtaaatattttcatttcaaaatttgtagAGAAATTACCTTTTtatactatttattatttatatttttttttctacaaaaaattaatgttttattttatatatatttttaaaattaaaaacaaattacttaaaaattatatttatattagttttgttaaaatattttttattttaaaattgttgatttatttaattttttataagttatattgtgggttgttggtatatatatattttgttgtacattATATTTCtgtatgttatattattatttttagatgattttttatttttaatttatcatgTATAATAgaagtatataattttgttcgcataatacaaatattttaatgtaggtatataattttattgacatgctacttatatttaattattatttttatatattttaattgtatgatatattatttattttgaataatatttaattagtttctgttttattatataaaatggtGGTATAAAATTTTGTTGTCATGATATATCTTTTAATTATGGTATATAATTTAGTTAGTatggtatatataaatatatattagtaatatgtttttttttattattatagttagtatatatttgttttgatgaatgatatatatatttttttattatacagtatattatttttttaaaataatatttaagttttatattttattgtacttttgttgactgaaaaataattttattagtatgctatatatatttttatttttatttgttgttattatgtgcatttatatatttttattgtaactttGTAAGATGTATGTTTTttgttatataatatataagttttattgtacaatatatatcattttattttagatcatgtttagtttatattttattatatataaaggtggtatataatttaataagtatagtatagttattttatagttgcatataattttattaatatgatatatataattttttaataatattatattatattattttattttatttttaattgtaggTATATCATGATTCAAAGGTGTCACAACACCTTCTATAATAGAGGATCTCAGTCAAGAGAGAACTAGTTGATCACATTTGCGCCATTGAGTATATGCAAAATTAATTTCACTGGTGAAAACATTCTTAGGTAGAGGAACACTACTGAACAAGATCTCATCAAGATCATGAGAGATAACGGTGAGAACCACTTGTGGTTTTCATGTAAGAAAATTCACACGATCAAGCTTGAGTATGAGTGAGGATGTAAGAGAACTAGAGAATGGATTACGAAGTAGAGCATTTGGTGGAGGAACTTAGCAGTAGCATGAAGGCTGACAAAATCAAAAGATATGGAATCCATTGAAGTaatctgataccatgtagaaacTTATCTAGGCAAAGTTTAAAAGACCTAAAAACtaggaaaataaaaaaagagagaaagtaGAACCAAAGAGAAAACTGCCTAAGCAAATTTATCTTTATTGAATATCAAGCTAGCCTTTGTATAGCTATATGTACTTGTTACAAGAAGTATGCATAACAGAATAACTAACTTGAACCTAATGAACCCCTAACAACAACCAAAATAACAGAATTTGTTTTATTGCATAACAGTAATTGATAAGTAACTAAATAACCAAAATGATAAGTATTATTAAATGGAGTTCATTTCCAACCCTTACTTAATAGCTAAGGGGGTGCCAATACCACAAGACATGACACATCGTTGTTGGTGTATATTAATATGAGGTTCCACACAtttcaatttaataaataatataggaaACCGTTAACTAATTATAAGATGCCTAGTGAATGTGGTATTGAGCACTACCAAATTGCAATGCTCAATTACTAAAGTCCATAGACCTCAGAAGAGAGACGAGGTGTCAAAAGAACCTCTAGTGGGGTTGCCTTAGGAATAGTCAAACCCGGGCTTTCACTCATGTCAATAGGCCCATCAAccgagtttttgaactcaaaccCTTGAAGTAAACGGGCGAGTGTAAGGTGGAGCACTTGGATTGCAAAAGATGCGCCAGGGCAAGACCGACGACCCGACCCGAATGGAATGAGTTCAAATTGTTGGCCTCTCATGTCCACATGTGCATGGCTTGTGAGAAACCTTTCAGGTTCAAATTTCTCAGGGTTTGACCAGACTCTTGGGTCTCTTTGAATCTTCCACACATTAACCACTAAGCGCGTGCCAGCTGGAACATGGTAACCTGCTACGGTGCAGTCTTCCAAGGCTTCTCTGGGGCCAAGGAGGGGCCCAGCTGGGTATAGACGGAGGGTTTCTTTTACAATGGCTTGAAGGTAGACGAGGTTTTTAATGTCGGAATCATCAACTTGTCTATCCCTACCTACGTGGAGGTCTAGCTCTTCTTGtacttttttcaaaacttgAGGATTGTTGAGGAGTAATGAGATTGCCCATGTTATAGTCCCTGCTGTCGTGTCGCCCCCTCCTAGTATAAGTGCCTATGTATATATTAtagcaaattttaattaatataaattactctcaaaaatattaatattgtaaatttcccttaaaaTAGGGTCCTTATTAAATTACTATAAGATCACTAAAAGGTATTTTAGTACTTAGTATTACTTATGGTATTATATCGTTATTTCTATTTCGTtattagaataattaaatattaaataatttaatttaatatcttttataaaatatcactaaACTATTTACCCTACTCTATATATCATTGAGACTCATCTAAATAAACGAAAATATAACATGCTAAATATGataatctaatccaatccgcacgatctaatccaatccaatccgcaaagtgTGGATATTCGCATTTgtgcggattagattggattggaaaattcaaaatccgcacttgcGCGGATTGAATATTGATTGatatgtaaaagtaaccgatccaatttaatccacacatatttataaaatattaaaaattatatatacaaataacattttaatgtaaagaaaatagtaatttaaaaatataatacatataatacaattatatgtcaaaacttaataaatcaaatgtatattctattcttacATATCATTCTTTtatatacaatttaaaataaaattaaacatttttttatacatacaattttttttcttccttttattatttactattttatttgttttaatgtgttgttgaagacataaaataaccataatttgttttattttgttactagttatatgaaaaaaaataattttttttcataaatattaaataatttaatattaaaaagtaatcaATCCAAAATTATCGATCCAATCCacacttttgcggattggattggatccgaAAAATGAAAtctgcacttagtgcggatgagatgcactatgagcaaaatagtgcggattggattggatgaacgcccctaaaaaataatatatatttttggaaaattctacaatacatCCCCTAAAAATGAGTGTTGATTTACCTTTATCTATTTCGATATCTAAAAAATTACTttggttcatttttttttatagtcgtacgtatgtattatatttatttaagatatctaataaaattttgagaaattcagaaaaatttaacacgtcgAATATAGTATTCAAAGAGTTTATTGGACGcatgacttttttattttatatgcgtgTGAAATAGACGGTTTAAACAATAATTtcaatattgtaaattattttaaatttctgaaAGTACACGagtataaaaaaatttagactaaaaaattcttatagATACTGAAACAGTCACGATCGGTTGCATTCGTACACCCATTTTGATGGGTTTATTATAGAATCaccctatattttttttataaaaataataaaaacaaaagataAACGCAAACTTATAAATAATCACTTATACGAAGactaaaaaaacaaattattttttataataaagatatatatattaattaaacaatGTTAACATTAAATAGCTAGCATGAAACATGATACTTCTTTAATAAATGGCATGCAACGTGGCCcatcatatttttaattttaaaatttctgtAAAATTAAGAAACGTTATACGTACCAGACAGGTAGACTTGATACTGGTAGAGGGATCATACTGAAAATTTGATAAGGCTCCTTGGTCTTGAAGAGAGAGCATAACATCAATGAaatcctcctcttcttcttccttggtGGCCTTACTAAGAGAAGCCCTCTTCTTACGATGCTCCTCAACCCACCCTTCAAGTATTGTATCCAATTCCTTAGCCGTTTTCTTCATTGCCTTCTCATGGCCATTCAAATCCAACCACCATAAAAATGGCACCGCATCCGAAACAACAAATATCCCAATCAAACGAAAGAACTCACTTATTGCCTTATGACACCGTCTTGCTTCATCTCCGCTCTGATCATCGCTACCCGGTGCACCGAAATAACGCTTTCCAGCCACCATTCTCACCACCATGTTAAGAGTTAAATCTTCTAACCAACGACTCAACTCAACTACAACTTCACACGACTTGTAGAGCTCTCTAATCCCTACTTCAACCTCTGAAATCCTCACTTGCTTCAACATCTCTAGACGGCGGTTAGAGAGGAGTTCTAACGTGGCGATCTTCCTCATTTCGCGCCAAAAAGGGCTATAAGGTGCGAAACCAAAGACTGCGTAGTTGTAGCCCATGTGCTTGGCTGCCACGGTTGTAGGGCGCGAGGCCAGCGCCTTGTCGTTGATGGTGAAGCACTCTTTCGCCACTTCCCAACTGCTGACCACGAATGCACGACGAGTGCCTAGCCGGATGTTGAAGGCCGGACCGTGTTTCTCGGCCATGGCACCAAGGGTTCGGTAGAGAAGTTGGTCCTCCCCACCGAGAAGGTGAAGGTGGCCTATGATTGGCCATGCTCCGGATGGCTCTGGGGCCTCATGATGTTTAGTTGTTGGGCTCTTTTTTTGTGTCTTAAATCTGAGTAGAGTGTAAACGTAGTAGAGAAAAACCACTAGTAAAGATGTGAATAGAGAAAGAGGTGTTAATATTTGGAGAGAGAGCTCCATATTTGTCAATAGGGAATAATTAGTTGATGAATAGTTTACGTGATAGTGTGTATTGACATAATGAAAAGAGGTTAATTAACCTAGTTTTATAGTCTAAATCTCAACTAGAAACGAAGACCTGGACAGCATGGGAAGTACCGAGTTGGACAAAAGCAAGGGGCGTGCAtgacaaattaatattttctctCCATGTAGTTGCCTCAACCAcatacattttatatattaataattctaTAATTGGCTAGATTATATGAGAAATTAATATTGAAATTAAGGTATTAATTTTTGGTTTGATAAAGTATGCTCTTCGATTAGACGATAAGCTATTCAGGTTCAAGGAGGTTTCTGCACTGTATGTAGATATTTGtatcgtaaattcatgagtgattctaatcagtatatgtcaaaaaaaatattataaggtATTTTTACTGTGTGAAACACTACAATGTCACAACTTATGTgattaataaacaaaaaaatttaaacactAGCTCCTTGAAAACTCAAAATACTTATTTCTAAATTATGGATATAAATCTTATATTTACAAACTATTGTATCTCTAAGAAAGTATAAAATATGGGAATCCTACAAAATGCAATAATAAGACACTAATATGGCCTAACACCACTTAAGATGTTTTACCAGTATTaaattccatataatttaaaataataatatttatggaATACTATCGTTAACTATTTGTAAGGTCCTACCCCATGAAAGTATATATTAGACACCACTAATGTCTTATAATAATGTGTTAGGTTGTTTCtagtattatttttagattgattttaatgtatttttaatttatttttactcGTGTTTAGAGTAATTTTacgctttttattttttatttttgcagatttaaaataaaagaagcatAAAAaatatcgaaaaaaaaaatgaaaaaaagaagataaaaagATCAAATAAAGAATAAGTGTCCACAAGATGAGGACCATGCCGCAGCATGAAAAAGAGCATGCCACGGCTCGTGTCAAATTAAGCTTGAATCCGCGTGTGAAAACTCAACACGGGTCGCAGCATAAGGAGAGCAT
This Cannabis sativa cultivar Pink pepper isolate KNU-18-1 chromosome 6, ASM2916894v1, whole genome shotgun sequence DNA region includes the following protein-coding sequences:
- the LOC115725723 gene encoding xanthotoxin 5-hydroxylase CYP82C4 encodes the protein MELSLQILTPLSLFTSLLVVFLYYVYTLLRFKTQKKSPTTKHHEAPEPSGAWPIIGHLHLLGGEDQLLYRTLGAMAEKHGPAFNIRLGTRRAFVVSSWEVAKECFTINDKALASRPTTVAAKHMGYNYAVFGFAPYSPFWREMRKIATLELLSNRRLEMLKQVRISEVEVGIRELYKSCEVVVELSRWLEDLTLNMVVRMVAGKRYFGAPGSDDQSGDEARRCHKAISEFFRLIGIFVVSDAVPFLWWLDLNGHEKAMKKTAKELDTILEGWVEEHRKKRASLSKATKEEEEEDFIDVMLSLQDQGALSNFQYDPSTSIKSTCLALILGGGDTTAGTITWAISLLLNNPQVLKKVQEELDLHVGRDRQVDDSDIKNLVYLQAIVKETLRLYPAGPLLGPREALEDCTVAGYHVPAGTRLVVNVWKIQRDPRVWSNPEKFEPERFLTSHAHVDMRGQQFELIPFGSGRRSCPGASFAIQVLHLTLARLLQGFEFKNSVDGPIDMSESPGLTIPKATPLEVLLTPRLSSEVYGL
- the LOC115695787 gene encoding AT-hook motif nuclear-localized protein 15, translating into MTTNRWWAGNVAMRGVDSISSPPPPPPLLQLRNTDEDPNKDDDQDSGNGGDDDDPNSTGHESFGLGGSSSNNRRPRGRPPGSKNKPKPPVVITKESPNALRSHVLEISSGSDIVESIAIFAQRRHRGVSVLSGSGIVNNVTLRQPAAPGGVVTLEGRFEILSLNGAFLPSPSPPGATGLTVYLAGGQGQVVGGTVTGALVASGPVIVIGATFMNATFERLPLEEGTQVVEEQEGGVNPMPSGSHDHQPSVPIFNLPPNLVPNNAQVPHDMFWGSPPRPPPPPY